From one Candidatus Limnocylindrales bacterium genomic stretch:
- a CDS encoding ABC transporter ATP-binding protein produces the protein MIEVLRGVCLAVAPGESVAVVGESGTGKSTLLHLLGGLDRPDGGSVRVRGVDIYGLPSRERTALRGKDIGFVFQFHHLLGDFDAIENVMMPLLVTGVSRSAARKRALELLERVGLGQRLDHRPGELSGGEQQRVAVARALAVRPGVVLADEPTGNLDPATAEEVHRLLRDVQKEEGAALIVATHNATLAGMLDRTLRMEGGVLLERIGDARVIKKEERPS, from the coding sequence GTGATCGAAGTGCTGCGCGGAGTATGCCTCGCCGTGGCACCGGGCGAGTCGGTCGCCGTAGTCGGCGAATCGGGGACCGGCAAGAGCACTCTTCTTCACCTCCTCGGCGGGCTCGACCGGCCAGACGGTGGTTCGGTCAGGGTGCGCGGCGTGGATATTTACGGACTGCCGAGCCGGGAACGGACGGCGCTGCGCGGTAAGGACATCGGCTTCGTGTTTCAGTTCCACCATCTTCTCGGCGACTTCGACGCAATCGAAAACGTAATGATGCCGCTGCTCGTCACCGGTGTTTCCAGGTCTGCGGCCAGGAAGAGGGCGCTCGAGCTTCTCGAGCGCGTAGGTCTCGGCCAGCGCCTCGATCACCGTCCCGGAGAGCTTTCGGGCGGCGAGCAGCAGAGAGTGGCGGTCGCGCGGGCGCTTGCCGTGCGTCCCGGCGTGGTGCTGGCCGACGAGCCGACCGGGAACCTCGATCCGGCCACGGCCGAAGAGGTCCACCGCCTGCTGCGCGACGTCCAGAAGGAAGAAGGTGCGGCGCTGATCGTCGCTACGCACAACGCCACTCTGGCCGGAATGCTCGACCGGACGCTACGAATGGAAGGTGGAGTCCTGCTCGAGCGCATCGGAGATGCGCGCGTGATCAAGAAGGAGGAACGGCCGTCGTGA
- a CDS encoding ABC transporter permease, with translation MSWELFVGLRYLRSRRSDAFVSVITLISTLGVLLGVMVLTMTLAIMTGFEEDLRARILGLHPHLRVTNQLGTGLVDKPDEIVETLKSDPRVEDAAAVVQSQMLASSGDTLLGVFARGIDAKSGSSTAGIDKYVVEGSIEDVGKHVTAEGVELPTVMIGRELAGKLFVERGEVIRLMSPRFSASPMGAMPRAKRFVVAAIFDSGMVEYDSALVFMGIDDARALFGVGRIATGVEARLYHPYEAPEVAASLSEKIPMPYAVEPWTEAHRNVFAALKLEKTAYFLILLLIILVAAFTIVSTLYMVVMEKRRDIAVLKTMGADDASIARIFVMKGLLIGGVGTSLGAIFGWLGCLALSRYEFIHLPEGVFYVKTLPVRMEPENFLMVVAASMVICLGACLFPAWKAARVVPVDVLRYE, from the coding sequence ATGTCGTGGGAGCTTTTCGTAGGACTGCGTTATCTGCGCTCGCGCCGCAGTGACGCGTTCGTATCCGTCATCACGCTGATTTCCACGCTCGGAGTGCTGCTCGGCGTGATGGTGCTGACGATGACGCTCGCGATCATGACGGGCTTCGAGGAAGACCTGCGCGCGCGCATCCTCGGCCTGCATCCGCATCTTCGCGTGACCAACCAGCTCGGGACCGGCCTGGTCGACAAGCCCGACGAGATCGTCGAGACGTTGAAGAGCGATCCGCGCGTCGAGGACGCAGCGGCGGTCGTGCAGTCGCAGATGCTCGCATCGAGCGGCGACACGCTGCTCGGCGTGTTCGCGCGCGGCATCGATGCGAAGTCGGGCAGCTCGACCGCCGGCATCGACAAGTACGTGGTCGAAGGTTCGATCGAAGACGTCGGCAAGCACGTGACGGCCGAGGGCGTCGAGCTGCCGACCGTGATGATCGGCCGCGAGCTTGCCGGAAAGCTGTTCGTCGAACGCGGCGAGGTCATCCGCCTGATGTCGCCGCGCTTTTCGGCGAGCCCGATGGGTGCGATGCCGCGCGCCAAGCGCTTCGTCGTCGCCGCCATCTTCGATTCGGGCATGGTCGAGTACGACAGTGCGCTGGTGTTCATGGGGATCGACGATGCGCGCGCGCTGTTCGGCGTCGGCCGCATCGCGACCGGCGTCGAGGCGCGCCTCTACCATCCCTACGAGGCGCCCGAGGTGGCCGCCTCGCTCTCCGAGAAAATTCCGATGCCGTACGCGGTCGAGCCCTGGACCGAAGCGCATCGCAACGTCTTCGCCGCGCTCAAGCTCGAGAAGACCGCGTACTTTTTGATCCTTCTGCTGATCATCCTGGTCGCGGCGTTTACGATCGTCTCGACGCTCTACATGGTCGTCATGGAGAAGCGGCGCGACATCGCCGTGCTGAAGACGATGGGCGCGGACGACGCGAGCATCGCGCGGATCTTCGTGATGAAGGGGCTTCTGATCGGCGGCGTCGGCACCAGCCTCGGCGCGATCTTCGGCTGGCTCGGCTGCCTTGCGCTCAGCCGCTACGAGTTCATCCATTTGCCCGAGGGGGTCTTCTACGTGAAGACCCTGCCGGTGCGGATGGAGCCCGAAAACTTCCTGATGGTGGTCGCCGCATCCATGGTGATCTGCCTCGGGGCGTGCTTATTCCCGGCCTGGAAGGCCGCGCGGGTCGTGCCCGTCGACGTGCTGCGCTATGAGTGA